In Bifidobacterium sp. ESL0775, the following are encoded in one genomic region:
- a CDS encoding AEC family transporter — protein MGLLSAMQGFVVIAIIIGTGYVAARFNIGGSTAQMVLNRYAFFVTNPFLMFAILSKEPIMEIFHPSIFVAFFSALAVGVIFLILNKMFFHMGPADATVGALNSLYLNSNNIGLPIATYILGNPALVAPILVMQQAIFTPIALTVLDYTTTGKMSVKKALMQPLHQPLLIGSLGGILVSAISAWIGFYPIPKFIYDPVNMIGQAAVPMILMAFGMSLHGTRPMQNKSSRSAVIAVTVLKNVVMPFIAFLIAFFIMGFRGKVLYACVVLAALPAGQNVYNYAARYNVGMAFARDGVLISTVSSPIVIAIIAAILS, from the coding sequence ATGGGCTTGCTGAGCGCGATGCAGGGATTCGTGGTCATCGCCATCATCATCGGAACCGGATACGTCGCGGCGCGCTTCAACATCGGCGGGTCCACGGCGCAGATGGTCCTGAACCGTTACGCCTTCTTCGTCACCAACCCGTTTTTGATGTTCGCAATCCTTTCCAAAGAGCCGATCATGGAGATCTTCCACCCTTCGATTTTCGTCGCGTTCTTCTCGGCGCTGGCCGTGGGCGTGATCTTCCTGATCCTGAACAAGATGTTCTTCCACATGGGCCCGGCCGACGCGACGGTGGGCGCGCTCAACTCGCTTTACCTGAATTCGAACAACATCGGCCTGCCAATCGCCACCTACATTCTGGGCAACCCCGCGCTGGTCGCGCCGATTCTGGTGATGCAGCAGGCGATTTTCACGCCCATCGCACTGACGGTTTTGGACTACACGACCACCGGCAAGATGTCAGTCAAGAAGGCGCTGATGCAGCCCTTGCACCAGCCGTTGCTCATCGGCTCGCTCGGCGGGATCCTGGTCTCGGCCATCAGCGCATGGATCGGCTTCTACCCGATTCCGAAATTCATCTACGACCCGGTCAACATGATCGGGCAGGCGGCGGTGCCGATGATCCTGATGGCGTTCGGCATGTCGCTGCACGGCACACGCCCGATGCAGAACAAAAGCTCGCGCTCGGCGGTCATCGCGGTCACCGTTCTGAAGAACGTCGTGATGCCATTCATCGCCTTTTTGATCGCGTTCTTCATCATGGGCTTCCGCGGCAAGGTGCTTTACGCCTGCGTCGTGCTCGCGGCGCTGCCCGCCGGCCAGAACGTCTACAATTACGCGGCCCGC